A single window of Cyanobacteriota bacterium DNA harbors:
- a CDS encoding alpha-E domain-containing protein, with protein EMYRKQGRHRITPTGVAEFLILNREFPRSIRFCLMQAERSLHQITGTPLGAWNNSAERAMGRLTSELDYLTIDDVIQSGLHEFLDGLQIRMNDIGNKIFETFFAVQPL; from the coding sequence GAAATGTATCGCAAGCAGGGACGACATCGCATTACCCCTACTGGCGTTGCTGAGTTTCTGATTCTCAATCGAGAATTTCCCCGATCGATTCGGTTTTGCCTGATGCAGGCTGAGCGATCGCTCCATCAAATTACAGGTACACCCCTTGGTGCTTGGAATAATTCTGCAGAGCGAGCCATGGGACGGCTTACCTCTGAATTGGACTATCTAACCATCGACGATGTGATTCAAAGTGGCCTGCATGAGTTTTTAGATGGGCTACAAATTCGCATGAATGACATTGGTAATAAAATCTTTGAAACCTTTTTTGCGGTACAGCCCCTGTGA
- a CDS encoding transglutaminase family protein, with protein sequence MKFQIIHHTTYTYSVPVILQAHTVRLRPRSDAWQSLHTFSLEVEPTPAGTSHIIDLDGNVVTRLWFHQHPVEQLVIKTTASVETHCTNPFNYILEPWAVTLPLNYPLSLATQLHPYLHHSSVGYQSLLDPISIQLGQELWHSSEGHVNAFLTELNQRIYKTCGHVVRETGAPLPPSITWNQQLGSCRDLVVLFMEVCRSVGLATRFVSGYHEVEPDCAAYLHAWAEVYLPGAGWRGYDPTQGLAVCDRHVALVASAHPQQAAPIHGTFSGTATQTSMHYDLSVLTMPSPSAALND encoded by the coding sequence GTGAAGTTTCAGATTATTCACCATACAACCTACACCTACAGTGTTCCTGTGATTCTGCAAGCTCACACCGTGCGTCTGCGCCCCCGATCAGATGCCTGGCAATCTCTCCACACCTTCAGCTTGGAGGTTGAGCCAACTCCGGCTGGTACCAGCCATATCATTGACCTAGACGGCAATGTAGTGACCCGTCTCTGGTTTCATCAACACCCTGTTGAACAGCTAGTGATTAAGACAACTGCTAGCGTGGAAACCCACTGCACTAATCCATTCAATTACATCCTAGAGCCTTGGGCTGTTACACTTCCCCTCAACTATCCCCTATCCCTGGCCACTCAATTGCATCCCTATCTTCACCATTCATCAGTTGGCTACCAATCTCTATTAGATCCCATTTCCATCCAACTGGGGCAAGAGTTATGGCACTCCAGTGAAGGTCATGTCAATGCATTTCTGACTGAGTTAAATCAACGTATCTACAAAACCTGTGGTCACGTGGTACGTGAGACCGGAGCACCGTTGCCACCATCAATCACGTGGAATCAGCAGTTGGGATCCTGTCGAGATTTGGTTGTACTGTTCATGGAAGTCTGCCGTTCGGTAGGGCTAGCGACTCGGTTTGTCAGCGGCTATCACGAAGTAGAGCCAGACTGTGCGGCATATCTCCATGCATGGGCCGAGGTCTACCTGCCTGGAGCAGGTTGGCGTGGGTATGACCCAACTCAAGGGCTAGCAGTCTGCGATCGTCACGTTGCTCTAGTAGCATCTGCCCATCCACAACAAGCTGCACCCATCCATGGCACTTTTTCAGGAACAGCCACACAGACATCGATGCACTATGACCTTAGTGTTCTTACAATGCCATCACCATCAGCGGCCCTGAACGACTAG